DNA sequence from the Acidobacteriota bacterium genome:
CGAGCGCCTTCAAGTCCACGGCCAGGGCTTCGGGGTTACAGGAGATGTAGACGATTCGGGGCGGGCGCAGCGACCGGACGATCCAGTCGAGCATCGGCGCCGCGCACCCCTGCCGGGGCGGATCGAGCACAACCGCATCAGGCGACGCCAGCACCAGGCGGCGGCTGGCGCCCGCCGCGATGTCTTCCACGCGGGCACGCACGAACCGGCACGACGCTTCGGAGATTCTGTTGAGCCGGCGGCTGGCCTCGCCATCCGCCACGGCCTCCGCGTTCTCCTCGACGGCAGTCACGCTGGCGCCGCGCTTCGCGAGTGCCAGCGAGAAGAGTCCCGCGCCAGCATAGAGATCCAGGATCCGATCGGCCCCGCGTGTGTGATCGAGCACCAGGTGCACCATGGCCGCGGCCGCACTCACGTTGGTCTGGAAACACGCCGTGGGAGAAACCAGGTACCCGAGCCCGGCGATCTCCTCTCGCACACGTTCGGCTCCGGCCAGTCGCCTCGTCGTCGTCCCGAAGAGAAAAGAACCGGGGCGATCATGGAGATTGAGATGCAGGCCAGTCGGCGCGAGCGGCCCGGCCAGGATGTCCCGGACGGCCGGTCGCAACGCGCGCGCGTTCTCGGTGACGACGAGCGTCGCCAGCAGTTCAGGTGCCGGCCCAGCCACCCGAATCACCAGGTGGCGAGCCACCCCATCTCTGAGATCTGGCGTCGTCGCTTCGACACCAGCCTTCCGCAGCGCATCCCGAACAGCGAACGCGAGTTGGTTGCCCGCCTCGGCGTGGACGGGACACTCCTCCACCGGCACGACGGACTGCGATCCCCGCCGGTAGTGTCCCATCACGAGGCCGCGTCCGCGTGCCCCGGTTGCGAATACGAAGTGCACGTTGTTGCGATAACCCCAGGGCGTCGACGCGCCGGGAACAACCGGCTGGACCGGCGGACAGCGCGCGCCGAGCGACGCGCGAAGCAACGTCCGCAGCGTGTCGGACTTCACCCGCAACTGTTCGTCGTACGGAATGTGCTGCCAGAGACATCCGCCGCAATCCTCATGATGGCGGCATCTGGGCTTTACGCGACGAGGGGAGGATTTCGACATGTACGGTTTGCGCCCGATCGGCTGGTCAGTCGCCACCGGCTCCCTTGAACTGGTC
Encoded proteins:
- the rlmD gene encoding 23S rRNA (uracil(1939)-C(5))-methyltransferase RlmD gives rise to the protein MSKSSPRRVKPRCRHHEDCGGCLWQHIPYDEQLRVKSDTLRTLLRASLGARCPPVQPVVPGASTPWGYRNNVHFVFATGARGRGLVMGHYRRGSQSVVPVEECPVHAEAGNQLAFAVRDALRKAGVEATTPDLRDGVARHLVIRVAGPAPELLATLVVTENARALRPAVRDILAGPLAPTGLHLNLHDRPGSFLFGTTTRRLAGAERVREEIAGLGYLVSPTACFQTNVSAAAAMVHLVLDHTRGADRILDLYAGAGLFSLALAKRGASVTAVEENAEAVADGEASRRLNRISEASCRFVRARVEDIAAGASRRLVLASPDAVVLDPPRQGCAAPMLDWIVRSLRPPRIVYISCNPEALAVDLKALVSGNYGISLVQPVDMLPHTPHIESVVVLRKKP